In Flavobacterium sp. N1736, the following are encoded in one genomic region:
- a CDS encoding sterol desaturase family protein translates to MNEIIAYFSTIPSSHRSLILVGGITLFWLIENTFPLFQLQYRKWQHAGINIFFTITTIIVNFILAFILIKTASWTTENHFGILQWLPQIPIWLYTIIGLLLLDLIGAYLVHFIEHKVKFLWRFHLIHHTDTWIDTTTANRHHPGESIIRFVFTTLGVLIVGSPMWMVFLYQSLSVVASQFNHANISLPNKLDNILSYLIVSPNMHKVHHHYVLPYTDSNYGNIFSVWDRLFGTFTTLPKEKLIYGVDTHMAPEEHNKLKNLLQIPFQKSRSGKNKQNH, encoded by the coding sequence ATGAATGAAATCATTGCTTATTTCAGTACGATTCCATCTTCACACCGAAGTTTAATTTTGGTTGGAGGAATAACACTTTTTTGGTTAATTGAAAATACGTTTCCGTTGTTTCAGCTGCAATACAGAAAATGGCAGCACGCAGGAATTAATATCTTTTTTACGATCACCACTATAATTGTAAATTTTATTCTGGCTTTTATTCTCATAAAAACCGCAAGCTGGACTACCGAAAATCATTTTGGAATACTGCAATGGCTGCCCCAAATTCCTATTTGGCTTTATACCATTATTGGATTGCTTCTATTAGATTTAATAGGCGCTTATTTAGTCCATTTTATTGAACATAAAGTAAAATTTCTATGGCGTTTTCACCTCATTCATCATACAGATACCTGGATTGATACTACAACAGCAAATCGTCATCATCCGGGAGAAAGCATAATACGTTTTGTATTTACAACTCTTGGTGTTTTAATTGTAGGAAGCCCAATGTGGATGGTATTTTTATATCAGAGTTTATCGGTTGTAGCGTCGCAATTTAATCATGCCAATATATCTTTACCCAATAAATTAGACAATATCCTAAGTTATTTGATCGTATCTCCTAATATGCATAAAGTGCATCATCATTATGTTTTACCGTATACAGACAGTAATTATGGCAACATTTTTTCTGTTTGGGATCGTCTTTTTGGAACTTTTACAACTTTGCCAAAAGAAAAATTAATTTATGGAGTAGACACACATATGGCTCCCGAAGAACATAACAAACTGAAAAATTTATTGCAAATTCCGTTTCAAAAATCAAGATCCGGAAAAAACAAGCAAAATCATTAA
- a CDS encoding peptidylprolyl isomerase: MKKSIVLLLLAVSSLYSCKDEHSNLPDGLYADIETNKGHIIVELDYKKAPITVANFVTLAEGKNEFVTKEYLKGKPFFDGLKFHRVIEDFMIQTGDPEGTGSGDAGYKFKDEFTDLKFDKAGVLAMANNGPGTNSSQFFITHVETPWLNGKHTIFGHVVEKGQEVVNQVKQDDKIVTVTIIRNGEAAKKFDAGKVFHDYFSDIAKEQSKFAGVQKEKIEYYAAQKAKATKTSTGLEYVITEKGTGKKPAIGTQLYIHYAGFLENGTLFDTSLEDVAKTFGKFDPARAEAKAYTPIPFQAGKKDGMIPGFIEGIEKLSFGDKAVLFIPSHLAYGATGAGGVIPPNANIIFEVQLLEKP, translated from the coding sequence ATGAAAAAAAGTATTGTACTATTACTATTAGCCGTTTCTTCATTATATTCTTGTAAAGACGAGCACAGCAATTTACCTGATGGTTTATATGCTGATATTGAAACCAATAAAGGGCATATTATTGTTGAATTAGATTATAAAAAAGCACCAATAACTGTTGCCAATTTTGTAACTCTAGCCGAAGGAAAAAATGAATTTGTTACAAAAGAATACCTTAAAGGCAAGCCTTTTTTTGATGGATTAAAGTTTCACAGAGTTATCGAAGATTTCATGATTCAGACCGGAGATCCGGAAGGAACAGGTTCTGGAGATGCAGGATATAAATTTAAAGATGAATTTACAGATTTAAAATTTGACAAAGCAGGTGTTTTGGCAATGGCCAATAATGGTCCGGGAACAAACAGCAGTCAGTTTTTTATCACACATGTTGAAACACCTTGGTTAAACGGAAAACATACCATTTTTGGACATGTGGTCGAAAAAGGACAAGAAGTTGTAAATCAGGTAAAACAAGACGATAAAATTGTTACCGTTACTATTATCAGAAATGGTGAAGCTGCTAAAAAGTTTGATGCCGGAAAAGTATTTCATGATTATTTTTCGGATATAGCTAAAGAACAAAGCAAATTTGCCGGAGTTCAAAAAGAAAAAATAGAGTATTATGCCGCTCAAAAAGCAAAAGCAACTAAAACTTCAACTGGTTTAGAATATGTGATTACTGAAAAAGGAACAGGAAAAAAACCTGCCATTGGAACGCAATTATACATTCATTACGCAGGATTTTTAGAAAACGGAACTTTGTTTGATACAAGCCTTGAAGATGTAGCAAAAACGTTTGGAAAATTTGATCCTGCAAGAGCCGAAGCAAAAGCATACACACCAATTCCTTTTCAGGCAGGTAAAAAAGACGGTATGATTCCGGGATTTATTGAAGGAATCGAAAAACTTTCTTTTGGAGATAAAGCCGTTCTTTTTATTCCATCGCATTTAGCTTATGGCGCAACAGGAGCCGGAGGAGTTATCCCACCAAATGCTAATATTATTTTTGAAGTACAATTATTAGAAAAACCGTAA
- a CDS encoding EamA family transporter yields the protein MSQNNVLKGVFLVAIGATTYGMLATFVKMAYSEGYTTAEVTTSQFVLGIIGVLLINVFQKIKHKDNVVKATSKNIFSLMLAGTSLGMTSLFYYLAVKYIPVSIGIVLLMQTVWMGVLLEMILEKKLPSKQKVIAVFIVLIGTVLATNIINNDIKLDWRGIAWGIMAAASFTTTMFTANRVATEISSAQRSLYMLLGGAIIVFSFAFSTQTTTFDLTIFMKWGIILALFGTIIPPMLMNAGFPLTGIGLGSIVSALELPVSVMMAYILLNEKVIFLQWVGIVLIILAIIIMNINFKRKN from the coding sequence ATGTCACAAAACAACGTATTAAAGGGAGTATTTTTAGTTGCAATTGGAGCTACAACTTACGGAATGTTGGCCACTTTTGTAAAAATGGCTTATTCAGAAGGATATACAACTGCCGAAGTAACTACATCTCAATTTGTATTAGGAATTATTGGTGTTTTATTAATTAATGTATTTCAAAAAATAAAACATAAAGACAATGTTGTAAAAGCAACTTCAAAAAACATATTTAGTTTAATGCTTGCCGGAACTTCATTAGGAATGACAAGTTTATTCTATTATCTGGCAGTAAAATATATTCCTGTTTCAATTGGTATTGTTCTATTAATGCAAACCGTTTGGATGGGTGTTTTACTAGAAATGATTCTGGAAAAAAAATTACCATCCAAACAAAAAGTGATTGCCGTATTTATTGTTTTGATTGGAACTGTTTTGGCAACCAATATTATCAATAACGATATCAAACTGGATTGGCGAGGAATTGCCTGGGGAATAATGGCAGCAGCATCTTTTACGACTACAATGTTTACAGCAAATCGTGTAGCTACAGAAATTTCATCTGCTCAACGTAGTTTATACATGCTTTTGGGAGGCGCAATAATCGTATTTTCTTTCGCATTTTCTACTCAGACAACCACTTTTGATCTTACCATTTTCATGAAGTGGGGAATTATTCTGGCATTATTTGGAACTATAATTCCGCCAATGCTTATGAATGCCGGATTTCCTCTTACCGGAATTGGTTTGGGAAGTATCGTTTCGGCACTTGAATTACCAGTTTCTGTTATGATGGCATATATCTTATTGAACGAAAAAGTTATCTTTTTACAATGGGTTGGAATTGTTCTGATTATTCTGGCTATTATTATAATGAACATAAATTTCAAACGAAAAAATTAA
- a CDS encoding MauE/DoxX family redox-associated membrane protein, translated as MNLPWHLYLMAFLYIIAGINHFKNPGMYIRIIPPYLPNPKLLNILSGAAEIILGILLIVPFTTHFAAWGIIALLIAVFPANVYMFCKKKRSFSLLKVILLIRLPLQIVLIFWAYQYTL; from the coding sequence ATGAATTTACCCTGGCATTTATATCTGATGGCTTTTCTTTACATAATTGCTGGAATCAATCATTTCAAAAATCCCGGAATGTATATCAGAATCATTCCGCCCTATCTGCCAAACCCCAAATTATTAAATATTTTAAGTGGAGCTGCCGAAATCATTTTAGGTATTCTCTTAATTGTTCCTTTTACAACACATTTTGCCGCTTGGGGAATTATAGCATTACTAATTGCTGTTTTTCCTGCAAATGTTTATATGTTTTGTAAGAAAAAAAGGAGTTTTTCTTTGTTAAAAGTAATTTTATTAATACGTTTGCCTTTACAAATTGTATTGATTTTTTGGGCATACCAATATACCCTTTAA
- a CDS encoding DUF2805 domain-containing protein, with amino-acid sequence MKKSNRKELSWEQTEKLVSLALEERNPFEIIKKEFGLAEKEVLEIMKKKMPLEKFEMWKKKAIANKPKPKPVKIDDFDEDLDGKYYIKNKLD; translated from the coding sequence ATGAAAAAGAGTAACCGCAAAGAGTTGAGCTGGGAACAAACGGAAAAACTTGTTTCGTTAGCCTTGGAAGAAAGAAATCCATTTGAAATTATAAAAAAAGAATTTGGATTGGCAGAAAAAGAAGTTCTGGAAATCATGAAAAAGAAAATGCCACTCGAAAAATTTGAAATGTGGAAAAAGAAGGCAATTGCAAATAAACCAAAACCAAAACCCGTTAAAATAGATGATTTTGATGAAGATTTGGATGGAAAATATTATATAAAGAACAAACTTGACTAA
- the aqpZ gene encoding aquaporin Z, translating to MKKLFAEFFGTYWLVFGGCGSAIFAAGFPELGIGFAGVALAFGLTVLTMAYAVGHISGGHFNPAVSFGLWAGGRFPAKDLAPYIIAQCIGAIAAAGTLYTIASGKAGFVIDATKAGAFASNGFGAFSPDGYSLAAAFIAEFVLTLFFLLIILGATDKFANGRFAGIAIGLALTLIHLISIPITNTSVNPARSLSQAVFVGGEPLSQVWLFWAAPILGAIVAGFIYKTLLQNHNEA from the coding sequence ATGAAAAAATTATTTGCAGAGTTCTTCGGAACTTATTGGCTGGTTTTTGGTGGTTGCGGAAGTGCAATTTTTGCAGCCGGATTTCCAGAATTGGGAATTGGATTTGCAGGCGTTGCATTAGCATTTGGTTTAACTGTTTTAACAATGGCGTATGCTGTTGGTCATATTTCAGGCGGGCACTTTAATCCTGCTGTTTCGTTTGGTTTATGGGCAGGAGGAAGATTCCCTGCTAAAGATCTTGCACCCTATATTATAGCGCAGTGTATTGGTGCTATAGCTGCTGCAGGAACATTATACACAATTGCATCAGGAAAAGCAGGTTTTGTTATTGATGCTACAAAAGCAGGAGCTTTTGCTTCAAACGGTTTTGGTGCTTTTTCTCCCGATGGATATTCTTTAGCAGCCGCTTTTATCGCTGAATTTGTACTGACATTATTTTTCTTATTGATTATTTTAGGAGCTACAGATAAGTTTGCAAATGGAAGATTTGCAGGTATTGCCATTGGTTTAGCATTAACTTTAATTCATCTTATTAGTATTCCTATCACAAATACATCGGTAAATCCGGCAAGATCATTATCTCAGGCTGTATTTGTTGGTGGAGAACCATTATCTCAGGTTTGGTTATTTTGGGCAGCACCTATTCTTGGAGCAATAGTGGCAGGATTTATATACAAAACACTTTTACAAAATCATAACGAAGCGTAA
- the gldI gene encoding gliding motility-associated peptidyl-prolyl isomerase GldI, producing MNYLKLSIYTLLFAVLLVSCKQHEEARRPISRSSGSFMKKSADRNKKLVASEEDVIKKIIKSNPKVKYYATRKGYWLSYDEKNTTDTKTPRKGDIAYFNLEVKDIEGKIIYSEAELGPQTYYVDKQDIMMGLRDGIKLMHKNETVTFLFPSHIAYGYHGDNKKIGTNESLICTVTLRNFVPDPAAATTTTTTPATTGTTAAATKNPSVQPTKPVVKKAAAEIKKDTVKP from the coding sequence ATGAACTACTTAAAACTAAGCATTTACACCCTACTTTTTGCTGTTTTATTGGTTAGCTGCAAACAACATGAAGAAGCCAGAAGACCTATTTCGAGATCTTCGGGATCTTTCATGAAAAAATCAGCTGATCGAAATAAAAAACTGGTTGCCAGTGAAGAAGATGTTATTAAAAAAATCATCAAAAGCAATCCGAAAGTAAAATATTATGCCACCAGAAAAGGATATTGGCTTTCGTATGATGAAAAAAATACAACCGATACTAAAACCCCAAGAAAAGGAGATATTGCTTATTTTAATTTAGAAGTAAAAGATATTGAAGGTAAAATAATTTATTCTGAAGCAGAACTTGGTCCACAGACTTATTATGTAGACAAACAGGATATCATGATGGGATTGCGCGACGGTATTAAATTGATGCACAAAAACGAAACTGTGACTTTCTTGTTTCCGTCACATATTGCATACGGATATCACGGAGATAACAAAAAAATTGGAACAAACGAATCGCTGATTTGTACTGTTACACTTCGCAATTTTGTACCAGATCCGGCTGCTGCTACAACTACAACAACAACTCCTGCTACTACAGGCACAACTGCAGCTGCAACAAAAAATCCATCGGTTCAACCAACAAAACCTGTAGTTAAAAAAGCTGCAGCTGAAATTAAAAAAGATACTGTAAAACCATAA
- a CDS encoding PDZ domain-containing protein, giving the protein MKKILYTLALAVTFWSCKTGATSGAAKSNTVEVNINLVDVKDDKVLVTVTPPAIKTDEVIYSIPKTVPGTYSTDNYGKYSDDFRAFDAKGNPLTVKRIDDNSWSISNAKTLKKVSYLVGDTFDTEKGTGFGNDDVFSPAGTNINAGINFMVNTHGFVGYFQDKLDVPYKVTITHPETLWGATSMTDEDASKTSDVFTTPRYAVLVENPIMYSKPDYTTFNVNGMDILIAVYSPTGKFTAESITPEMKTMMTAQKNFLGKVNATKKYTVLLYLSSMAKDDAHGFGALEHPTATTVVLPESMPKEKLVESMKDVVSHEFFHIVTPLTIHSKEIQYFDYNAPQMSEHLWMYEGVTEYFANLFQINQGLIDEAEFYTRIADKIEQAKGLNDTMSFTVMSKNVLEQPYKDQYLNVYQKGALIGMCIDIIIREKSNGERGILDLMHKLASEYGVEKPFNDNELFAKITQLTYPEVGEFLNKYVSGTTPIPYDFYLAKVGVTKSSEKTAGPIFLKGQTPYIKIDKQTKEIAIRPDIEPNDFFKGLNLKGGDIILSVNNKPYSLTNIYDLITESENWKENDPITLQIKRDGKEQTVKGTVKLPYEEKETFKATDASKEKLKTAWLKG; this is encoded by the coding sequence ATGAAAAAAATACTTTACACATTAGCTCTTGCGGTAACGTTTTGGAGCTGTAAAACCGGTGCTACTTCCGGAGCTGCAAAAAGCAATACAGTAGAAGTTAACATTAACCTTGTCGATGTAAAAGACGATAAAGTTTTGGTAACTGTTACGCCTCCGGCAATAAAAACAGACGAAGTAATTTACAGCATTCCTAAAACAGTGCCGGGAACTTATTCTACAGATAATTACGGTAAATATTCAGATGATTTTAGAGCTTTTGATGCTAAAGGAAACCCTTTAACGGTAAAAAGAATCGACGATAATTCATGGTCTATTTCAAATGCTAAAACATTAAAAAAAGTAAGTTATTTAGTTGGCGATACTTTTGATACTGAAAAAGGAACAGGTTTTGGAAATGACGATGTTTTTTCGCCAGCAGGAACTAATATCAACGCAGGAATTAATTTCATGGTAAATACACACGGGTTTGTGGGGTATTTTCAGGATAAATTAGATGTTCCGTATAAAGTTACCATCACACATCCTGAAACACTTTGGGGAGCAACTTCGATGACAGATGAAGATGCAAGCAAAACAAGCGATGTTTTTACAACACCGCGTTATGCAGTTTTGGTCGAAAATCCAATTATGTATTCTAAACCGGATTATACTACATTCAACGTAAACGGAATGGATATTTTGATTGCTGTTTATTCTCCAACAGGAAAATTTACTGCCGAAAGTATTACACCGGAAATGAAAACAATGATGACGGCGCAAAAAAACTTTTTAGGAAAAGTAAACGCGACTAAAAAATACACTGTTTTATTGTATTTGTCAAGCATGGCAAAAGATGACGCACACGGTTTTGGTGCGTTAGAGCATCCAACGGCTACAACAGTTGTTTTACCGGAATCTATGCCAAAAGAAAAATTGGTAGAATCGATGAAAGATGTAGTTTCTCATGAGTTTTTTCATATCGTAACTCCATTAACCATACACTCAAAAGAAATTCAGTATTTTGATTACAACGCACCACAAATGTCAGAGCATTTATGGATGTACGAAGGTGTAACAGAATATTTTGCAAACCTTTTTCAAATTAATCAGGGTTTAATTGACGAAGCTGAATTTTATACTCGTATTGCTGATAAAATCGAACAGGCAAAAGGCTTAAATGATACAATGTCATTTACTGTAATGAGTAAAAATGTTTTAGAGCAGCCATACAAAGACCAATACTTGAATGTATATCAAAAAGGAGCTTTAATTGGTATGTGTATTGACATCATTATTAGAGAAAAAAGCAATGGCGAAAGAGGAATTCTTGACTTAATGCATAAATTAGCCAGCGAATACGGTGTTGAAAAACCTTTTAATGATAACGAACTTTTTGCGAAAATTACGCAATTGACTTATCCTGAAGTTGGTGAATTTTTAAATAAATATGTTTCAGGAACAACGCCAATTCCTTACGATTTTTATTTGGCTAAAGTTGGTGTTACAAAATCATCAGAAAAAACTGCCGGACCAATTTTCTTAAAAGGACAAACTCCGTATATTAAAATTGATAAACAAACAAAAGAAATTGCTATTCGTCCTGATATTGAACCAAATGATTTCTTTAAAGGATTAAATTTAAAAGGTGGTGATATTATCCTTTCTGTAAACAATAAACCATATTCATTAACTAATATCTATGACTTAATTACAGAAAGTGAAAACTGGAAAGAAAACGATCCAATTACACTTCAAATAAAACGTGATGGCAAAGAACAAACTGTAAAAGGTACTGTGAAATTACCATACGAAGAAAAAGAAACTTTTAAAGCAACAGATGCTTCAAAAGAAAAACTTAAAACAGCATGGTTAAAAGGATAA
- a CDS encoding peptidylprolyl isomerase — MKFKFLFLFCLAIINIQAQTTKKPVAKKPTTTKAVAQSNPNEGIFATISTTKGDIVLSLEYVKAPVTVANFISLAEGTNPNVKVERLKGKPFYDGLKFHRVINDFMIQGGDPDGNGSGGPGFSFKDEFVEELKFEKGGVLAMANSGPATNGSQFFITHKETPWLNGKHTIFGHVVSGMDNVNKIVQDDIMTKITITRKGAAAKKFDAVKVLADDVKKEEAKKEEAKKVITAKAAYFAATKAKATATASGLKYVITQKGTGVKGAEGSAIFFHYAGYFEDGNLFDSSMASVAKAYGKYDANRDAQKGYQAFPFTVGKKDGMIPGFLEALDMMTDGEKAIFFLPANLAYGEKGAGGVIPPNATLVFEIETYKNQPVVK; from the coding sequence ATGAAATTTAAATTTCTATTTTTATTTTGCCTTGCAATAATCAATATTCAGGCACAAACAACGAAAAAACCAGTTGCTAAAAAACCAACTACAACAAAAGCAGTGGCGCAATCAAATCCTAACGAAGGAATTTTTGCTACTATTTCTACAACTAAAGGCGATATCGTTTTGTCTTTAGAATATGTAAAAGCTCCCGTTACTGTAGCTAACTTTATTTCTTTGGCAGAAGGTACAAACCCGAATGTAAAAGTGGAAAGACTGAAAGGAAAACCTTTTTACGACGGATTAAAATTTCACAGAGTTATCAATGATTTCATGATTCAGGGTGGAGATCCTGACGGAAACGGTTCCGGAGGTCCGGGATTTTCATTTAAAGATGAATTTGTAGAAGAATTAAAATTTGAGAAAGGCGGCGTTTTGGCAATGGCAAATTCAGGTCCTGCAACAAACGGAAGTCAATTCTTTATCACGCATAAAGAAACACCTTGGTTAAACGGAAAACACACCATTTTTGGTCATGTAGTTTCAGGAATGGACAATGTGAATAAAATTGTTCAGGATGATATCATGACAAAAATTACCATTACGCGTAAAGGTGCAGCGGCTAAAAAATTCGATGCCGTAAAAGTTTTAGCTGATGATGTAAAAAAAGAAGAAGCTAAAAAAGAAGAAGCTAAAAAAGTAATTACGGCAAAAGCGGCTTATTTTGCTGCAACAAAAGCCAAAGCAACTGCAACTGCTTCCGGTTTAAAATATGTTATAACACAAAAAGGAACCGGTGTAAAAGGAGCTGAAGGATCTGCAATTTTTTTCCATTACGCAGGATATTTTGAAGACGGAAATCTTTTTGACAGCAGCATGGCAAGTGTAGCAAAAGCATATGGTAAATATGATGCAAACCGTGATGCTCAAAAAGGATATCAGGCTTTTCCTTTTACTGTTGGTAAAAAAGACGGTATGATTCCCGGCTTTTTAGAAGCATTAGATATGATGACAGATGGCGAAAAAGCAATATTCTTTCTTCCTGCAAACCTGGCTTATGGAGAAAAAGGTGCCGGAGGAGTAATTCCGCCAAACGCAACTTTAGTTTTCGAAATAGAAACTTATAAAAATCAGCCTGTTGTAAAATAA
- a CDS encoding GlsB/YeaQ/YmgE family stress response membrane protein, which produces MEFIYFLLIGAISGWLAGQVWKGAGFGLIGNIVVGIIGGFFGGWLAGKLGIGGGGLLWQIVIAAGGAWVLLFIISLIKKS; this is translated from the coding sequence ATGGAATTTATTTATTTCTTACTTATTGGAGCAATTTCTGGGTGGTTAGCTGGTCAGGTTTGGAAAGGTGCAGGTTTTGGATTAATTGGTAATATCGTTGTTGGAATTATCGGTGGATTCTTCGGTGGATGGCTTGCCGGTAAACTTGGTATTGGAGGCGGAGGTTTGCTTTGGCAAATTGTAATCGCTGCCGGAGGTGCCTGGGTATTATTATTTATAATTAGCCTTATCAAAAAATCATAA